From Lepus europaeus isolate LE1 chromosome 3, mLepTim1.pri, whole genome shotgun sequence, a single genomic window includes:
- the C3H6orf52 gene encoding putative uncharacterized protein C6orf52 homolog, which translates to MARWESFAGLGGAQQNDHYRYWQSVSPAVRLTLEFQSGQGHLHSSWCERQHGAYALPGYSYGCAVGRNGCSLLYACESPESTAGASVTPQETTAVAENQDEDPLEDPNLHLNIEELNKQFMAKSEELYDSLMNCHWQPLDKVDSSIPK; encoded by the exons ATGGCTAGGTGGGAAAGTTTTGCAGGTTTGGGTGGAGCCCAGCAAAACGACCATTACCGCTACTGGCAGAG TGTTTCCCCCGCTGTCAGGCTGACGCTGGAGTTCCAGTCGGGCCAGGGGCACCTCCATAGCAGCTGGTGTGAGCGACAGCATGGCGCCTATGCTCTCCCTGGCTACAGCTATGGCTGTGCAGTGGGCAGAAATGGATGCAGCCTCCTTTATGCCTGTGAGAGCCCAGAATCCACAGCTGGAGCTTCGGTTACACCCCAG GAAACCACAGCTGTGGCTGAAAACCAAGACGAAGACCCACTAGAAG ATCCCAATCTTCATTTGAATATTGAAGAATTAAACAAACAATTTATGGCAAAAAGTGAAGAACTCTACGATTCCCTCATGAACTGTCACTGGCAGCCCCTGGATAAGGTTGACTCCAGCATCCCGAAGTGA